One Gloeobacter morelensis MG652769 DNA window includes the following coding sequences:
- a CDS encoding transposase, with translation MSMMSSSLSLKLPFMRLNESKRREFARMERLNTDVANQLLRQPRSERSTLTSKDFSHIELGSAWINQTIRNANARTGVKRFKRLPLETNNQNWTLHKVGDTYSVSFALLRGRVKRIPLEVHQSKYGSLLEGLLSGAVRRGTLKLWQSRRGIWYVVIGISMEVPEVQPIQNWIGVDRGQNHLAVASLPGGMARFWTFGWVKQVRRHYANKRSKLAKAGKHNTIRRLGNKEQRIIRHINHIISRQIVQMARDFGCGLRLEDLSGIQGRIGQRSRGRSDPGKNRTFWPYLQLEYCLLYKARLAGVPVEKVPAYFTSATCCKCGALGERCRHRFVCQRCGLQGQSDWVASQNIGNWVGLACPIGLQKAELVMSSAVRSVGAYGTPPSRVSEPGSPGSRE, from the coding sequence ATGTCCATGATGAGCTCATCTCTCTCCCTCAAGCTTCCCTTCATGCGGCTCAACGAGTCGAAGCGGCGGGAGTTTGCGCGGATGGAGCGGCTCAACACCGATGTGGCCAATCAGTTGCTGCGACAGCCGAGGAGTGAACGCTCCACACTCACCAGCAAAGATTTCAGCCACATCGAACTTGGTTCCGCCTGGATTAACCAGACGATCCGTAACGCCAACGCCCGTACCGGTGTCAAGCGCTTTAAGCGCCTGCCGCTGGAGACGAACAATCAGAATTGGACGCTCCATAAAGTGGGCGACACCTATTCTGTAAGTTTCGCTCTGTTACGCGGGCGGGTGAAAAGGATCCCCCTTGAAGTTCACCAAAGCAAATATGGTTCATTGCTGGAGGGCCTGCTTTCAGGAGCTGTCCGACGCGGAACGCTCAAACTGTGGCAGTCTCGCCGAGGAATCTGGTACGTGGTCATTGGCATCTCCATGGAAGTTCCGGAGGTGCAGCCTATTCAAAATTGGATAGGGGTTGACCGCGGGCAGAACCATCTGGCCGTCGCCAGTCTCCCCGGTGGCATGGCCAGATTCTGGACGTTCGGCTGGGTAAAGCAGGTCCGTAGACACTATGCTAACAAGCGGAGCAAACTGGCCAAAGCAGGAAAACACAACACCATCCGCCGTCTAGGTAACAAAGAACAGCGCATCATCCGACATATCAACCACATCATCAGCAGACAAATCGTTCAAATGGCCAGAGATTTTGGCTGCGGTTTACGCCTCGAAGATCTCTCGGGCATCCAAGGCCGAATCGGCCAGCGTAGTCGTGGGCGTTCCGATCCCGGCAAGAATCGGACGTTTTGGCCTTATTTGCAACTGGAATACTGTCTGCTTTACAAGGCACGCCTTGCAGGAGTGCCAGTGGAAAAAGTACCGGCTTACTTTACCAGTGCAACCTGCTGCAAATGCGGAGCGCTCGGTGAGCGTTGTCGGCACAGGTTTGTTTGTCAGCGATGTGGTCTCCAGGGCCAGAGCGATTGGGTTGCCAGTCAAAACATCGGCAACTGGGTTGGTCTGGCCTGTCCGATCGGGCTTCAGAAAGCGGAGCTTGTAATGAGTTCAGCCGTTCGATCGGTCGGGGCGTATGGCACACCCCCAAGCCGGGTAAGCGAACCTGGGTCTCCAGGCTCAAGGGAGTAA
- a CDS encoding GmrSD restriction endonuclease domain-containing protein → MDLSVAAKIFCPLSLERLCAKFMRIHFANQDRISIFMQEELETQVDDDQVSLTEEDEVIPFKYSIASYGADYTVDGLVKRMASGDVYVPTFQRGYIWNIKQASRFIESLLLGLPVPGIFLSREEVSKKLLVIDGQQRLRTLQYFYEGIFHHTKKQFALQGVQKRFEGKTYKTLSEEDRRQLDDSVIHATIIKQEEPSEDDSSIYYIFERINTGGTLLQPQEIRSCIYHGPFNELLGKLNQNSAWRSIYGPISKNMRDQELILRFLALNFDLYNYEEPMFKG, encoded by the coding sequence GTGGATTTATCTGTGGCAGCAAAGATTTTTTGTCCCTTGTCTTTAGAAAGACTTTGTGCTAAGTTTATGCGCATTCATTTTGCAAACCAAGACAGGATTTCAATTTTTATGCAAGAAGAACTTGAAACCCAAGTTGATGACGATCAAGTCAGCCTAACTGAGGAGGATGAAGTTATACCATTTAAGTATTCTATCGCTAGCTATGGTGCTGACTACACAGTCGATGGTTTAGTTAAACGGATGGCTTCGGGCGATGTTTATGTGCCCACGTTTCAACGGGGATATATTTGGAATATCAAACAAGCCTCACGTTTTATCGAGTCTCTTCTTCTTGGCCTTCCTGTGCCGGGAATTTTTTTATCAAGAGAAGAAGTTTCGAAGAAATTGCTGGTGATTGATGGCCAACAAAGGTTGAGGACTTTGCAATACTTTTACGAAGGAATATTTCACCATACCAAGAAACAGTTTGCCTTGCAAGGTGTACAGAAACGCTTCGAGGGCAAAACCTACAAAACGCTCTCCGAAGAGGATCGCAGGCAGTTAGATGACTCAGTGATCCATGCAACGATAATAAAGCAAGAAGAACCTTCAGAAGACGATAGTAGTATTTACTATATATTTGAAAGAATTAACACTGGGGGGACGTTGCTTCAGCCCCAAGAAATTCGATCTTGTATTTATCATGGTCCATTTAATGAGTTGCTAGGTAAGCTGAATCAAAATTCAGCATGGCGATCGATATATGGGCCAATCAGTAAAAACATGAGGGATCAAGAACTGATTCTAAGATTTCTCGCGCTCAACTTTGACTTGTATAACTATGAAGAGCCGATGTTCAAGGGGTGA
- a CDS encoding IS4 family transposase, with protein sequence MMPAFYQTFFAHLLTARQSLFLHLLVATLQTHKQLALGKLSQALPLPITADSRKRALQRFLTLDKLNIFEAWFPLVLYLVLTHFSKTTTLKLAIDRTDWWHYNVLTVALVWHRHALPLNWTLLDHPGNSNLEDQQLLLSPVLSLLSAYRVVVLGDREFCSVKLANWLRSRKAGFCLRLKISEYIRQQGADFRSLKSLELQPGMSMFLGGVRVTKNRKNKGFEPFNIACIWKRKIRNMQPGEGWYILTDRPKLHEALELYADRWGIEVWHKDVKSCGYHLEEVRVSQERMMRVLLLASIAWSAAMLNGLQLERIGVDKYTGRVQEKQRRLRRHSPFRVGQYAWHWAQAVLGLGDWLDNLIDTCRNKARDYRRGLRAARLMLSVT encoded by the coding sequence ATGATGCCTGCATTCTACCAGACCTTCTTCGCACACCTGCTCACTGCGCGACAGTCTCTGTTTTTGCATTTGCTTGTCGCCACTTTGCAAACCCACAAACAGCTCGCCTTGGGCAAACTCTCCCAGGCACTGCCGCTGCCGATCACTGCCGACAGTCGCAAGCGCGCTCTCCAACGCTTTCTCACCCTCGACAAACTCAATATTTTCGAGGCTTGGTTCCCATTGGTTTTGTACCTGGTACTGACCCACTTTTCCAAGACAACCACACTCAAACTGGCGATCGACCGCACCGACTGGTGGCACTACAACGTGCTGACAGTGGCCCTGGTGTGGCATAGACATGCCTTGCCACTCAATTGGACCTTGCTCGACCATCCTGGCAACAGTAACCTCGAAGACCAACAACTGTTACTCTCACCGGTTCTGTCTCTACTTTCTGCCTATCGCGTCGTGGTGTTGGGGGACAGAGAGTTTTGCAGTGTCAAGCTGGCCAATTGGTTGCGCAGTCGAAAGGCCGGCTTTTGCTTGAGATTAAAAATCAGTGAATATATTCGACAACAAGGTGCAGACTTTCGCTCGCTAAAGTCTTTGGAACTACAACCTGGAATGTCGATGTTTCTTGGCGGAGTGCGCGTCACCAAAAATCGTAAAAACAAGGGATTCGAGCCGTTCAATATTGCTTGTATCTGGAAACGAAAAATCCGGAATATGCAACCGGGTGAAGGCTGGTATATTTTGACAGACCGGCCAAAGTTACACGAAGCACTTGAGCTGTATGCTGACCGTTGGGGAATCGAAGTTTGGCACAAAGACGTCAAATCCTGTGGCTACCATCTTGAAGAAGTACGCGTCAGTCAGGAACGGATGATGCGGGTACTGTTGTTAGCATCGATTGCCTGGAGTGCAGCGATGCTCAACGGTCTGCAACTGGAGCGAATAGGGGTGGACAAGTACACCGGCAGGGTTCAAGAAAAGCAGCGACGCTTGCGGCGTCACAGCCCTTTTCGGGTTGGCCAGTACGCTTGGCACTGGGCACAGGCGGTGCTGGGTTTGGGTGACTGGCTCGACAATTTGATAGACACCTGTAGGAACAAAGCCCGGGACTATCGACGCGGGTTGCGGGCTGCAAGGTTGATGCTGAGCGTCACGTAG
- a CDS encoding DUF6887 family protein, with protein sequence MEKPDIQSLPLKEFKRYILEHRDDDDAFHVYMERSRKERTWSRVYRDGEEEQFMADLLRSLERRRGNEGV encoded by the coding sequence ATGGAAAAACCTGACATCCAAAGCCTGCCCCTCAAAGAGTTCAAACGCTACATCCTTGAGCACCGCGACGACGACGACGCTTTTCACGTCTACATGGAGCGTTCGCGCAAGGAGCGGACCTGGAGTCGGGTGTACCGCGACGGTGAGGAAGAGCAGTTCATGGCAGATCTCCTGCGCAGCCTTGAGCGACGGCGAGGCAACGAAGGCGTTTGA
- a CDS encoding DUF6888 family protein has protein sequence MQPTLQQLIKTYILACSLTRFYRSIELVRLDGRTRFVVILAGAEIEIEIYPDGSWSF, from the coding sequence ATGCAACCTACTCTCCAGCAGCTGATCAAGACTTACATCCTCGCCTGCAGCCTTACCCGGTTTTATCGTTCTATCGAGCTGGTTAGACTGGACGGGCGTACCCGCTTTGTGGTCATCCTTGCGGGCGCAGAAATTGAGATTGAAATCTACCCTGACGGGTCCTGGAGCTTCTAG
- a CDS encoding DUF4272 domain-containing protein has protein sequence MMIFQPAQARKTRSEQLLHRRGIAVDAELPPLPDEQTVRLRPAWEVAERALALFAVAARAEGLDQAAAIQFLEERSLWMAATREEQTFLLDPEPDEQDRLQFVWRYESLWVLLWALGHLENLGWPGVICDIERVTLIAWRTPVEAFVEMAALRPAGEILDAADLTYRCHWAAVDARLRGEDPPGDLDASIVYERHYALNWLTCHLEQEWDDVSTDV, from the coding sequence ATGATGATCTTCCAGCCCGCCCAGGCCCGCAAAACCCGTTCGGAGCAGCTGCTCCATCGGCGGGGGATCGCTGTCGATGCCGAGTTGCCCCCCCTGCCCGACGAGCAGACGGTGCGTCTGCGCCCGGCTTGGGAGGTGGCCGAACGCGCCCTGGCACTGTTTGCTGTAGCCGCCCGCGCCGAGGGGTTGGACCAGGCAGCCGCCATCCAGTTTCTCGAGGAGCGCAGCCTCTGGATGGCCGCCACCCGCGAGGAGCAAACTTTTTTGTTGGACCCTGAACCCGACGAGCAGGACCGGCTCCAGTTCGTCTGGCGCTACGAGAGCCTGTGGGTACTGCTCTGGGCGCTGGGGCACCTCGAAAATTTGGGCTGGCCAGGGGTTATCTGCGACATCGAGCGCGTCACTTTGATCGCCTGGCGCACTCCGGTAGAAGCGTTTGTCGAAATGGCCGCGCTGCGTCCGGCGGGAGAAATTCTCGACGCGGCGGATCTGACCTACCGCTGCCACTGGGCGGCCGTCGACGCGCGTCTGAGGGGCGAAGACCCGCCCGGCGACCTCGATGCGAGCATCGTCTACGAGCGCCACTACGCCCTCAACTGGCTCACCTGTCACCTTGAACAAGAGTGGGACGATGTTTCGACGGATGTTTGA
- a CDS encoding inositol monophosphatase family protein → MERFLDIACVAARTAGAVLLGYLGKLADFDEKTPGNLVTEADRAAEAVILATLKRHYPDHGILAEESGLAGIEDSPFLWAVDPLDGTTNFAHRYPVFCVSIGLLIDGTPVVGVVYDPVSGELFSAARGLGAFCNHRPIGVSTTERLDRSLLATGFAYDRRETPDNNYAEFCQFTHLTQGVRRGGSAALDLAYVAAGRFDGFWERGLSPWDMVAGIVLVREAGGTVSAYDGSPLDLRSGRVLATNGALHAAMVEQLGRVQPLTTAFPV, encoded by the coding sequence ATGGAGCGGTTTTTGGATATCGCCTGTGTGGCGGCGCGGACGGCGGGGGCGGTGCTGTTGGGCTATCTGGGCAAGCTCGCGGATTTCGACGAGAAGACCCCCGGCAATCTGGTCACCGAGGCCGATCGCGCTGCGGAGGCGGTGATCCTCGCCACCCTCAAGCGCCACTACCCCGACCACGGCATCCTCGCGGAGGAATCGGGGCTGGCCGGTATCGAGGACAGCCCCTTTTTGTGGGCCGTGGATCCGTTGGATGGCACGACGAATTTTGCTCACCGCTATCCGGTTTTTTGCGTGTCGATCGGCCTGCTCATCGACGGCACCCCGGTGGTGGGAGTGGTCTACGACCCGGTGTCAGGCGAACTGTTCTCGGCCGCGCGGGGATTGGGAGCCTTTTGCAACCACCGGCCGATCGGCGTGTCGACTACCGAAAGGCTGGATCGCAGCTTGCTTGCCACCGGGTTCGCCTACGACCGGCGCGAGACGCCCGACAACAACTACGCCGAATTTTGTCAGTTCACCCACCTTACCCAGGGGGTGCGCCGGGGCGGCTCAGCGGCGCTGGATCTGGCCTACGTGGCGGCAGGGCGCTTCGACGGCTTCTGGGAGCGGGGCCTCTCGCCCTGGGACATGGTGGCCGGGATCGTGTTGGTGAGGGAGGCGGGCGGTACGGTGAGCGCCTACGACGGCTCGCCGCTGGATCTGCGCTCCGGCCGGGTGCTCGCCACCAACGGCGCGCTGCACGCGGCGATGGTCGAGCAACTCGGCCGGGTCCAACCGCTGACTACCGCATTTCCGGTGTAA
- a CDS encoding histidinol-phosphate transaminase has translation MQPYLRPDLDRLQAYHTPHFPEADKLDANELPHDLPEWLKNKLAFLLEQGVRTNRYPEGDPLALKAAIAEYCGVTSDMVCVGNGSDELIRSLITATCLGDRGTVASAEPTFSMYRILAETLAVPYVGVARTADYGVDADALEAAIQANGTRVLFLANPNSPTGNLLSDETSERLGSLPVLVVLDEAYYEFSRFSAVPLLWEWPNLVILRTFSKAFRLANFRVGYALANPEIAAVLEKVRLPYNLPGLSQLAAFAALEHRDVLLAAVPEILAERRRIERFLADFEQIELFPSDANFLFVRPRTADPEAVRVALAGRGSLVRSAAGGLRITVGTPEQNDRLIANVAALFTPEMR, from the coding sequence ATGCAACCCTATCTACGCCCTGATCTGGACCGGTTGCAGGCTTACCACACGCCCCACTTTCCTGAGGCCGACAAGCTCGATGCCAACGAACTGCCCCACGATTTGCCGGAGTGGCTCAAGAACAAGCTCGCCTTTTTGCTGGAGCAGGGCGTGCGAACGAACCGCTATCCGGAGGGCGATCCGTTGGCCCTCAAGGCAGCCATCGCCGAGTACTGCGGGGTCACCTCGGACATGGTCTGCGTCGGCAACGGCTCGGACGAGTTGATTCGCTCGCTCATCACAGCGACTTGCCTGGGTGATCGGGGGACGGTGGCAAGCGCCGAACCTACCTTCTCGATGTACCGCATCTTGGCTGAGACCCTGGCGGTACCCTACGTCGGCGTCGCGCGTACAGCCGATTACGGCGTCGATGCGGACGCTCTGGAGGCCGCCATCCAGGCAAACGGCACCCGGGTGTTGTTTCTGGCCAATCCCAACAGCCCGACCGGCAACCTGCTTTCTGACGAGACCAGCGAGCGCCTCGGATCCCTGCCGGTGCTGGTGGTTCTCGACGAGGCCTACTACGAATTTAGCCGCTTCAGCGCGGTACCTTTGCTGTGGGAGTGGCCGAATCTGGTCATCTTGCGCACGTTTTCCAAAGCCTTTCGCCTCGCCAACTTCCGGGTGGGTTACGCCCTCGCTAACCCCGAGATTGCCGCAGTCCTCGAAAAGGTGCGCCTGCCCTACAATCTGCCGGGTCTGTCGCAGCTGGCCGCTTTTGCTGCCCTCGAACATCGCGATGTGCTCCTTGCGGCCGTTCCTGAGATCCTGGCGGAGCGTCGACGTATCGAGCGCTTTCTGGCCGACTTCGAGCAGATCGAGCTATTTCCGAGCGACGCCAATTTTTTGTTTGTCCGGCCGCGCACCGCCGATCCCGAGGCGGTGCGGGTTGCCCTGGCCGGGCGCGGCTCGCTGGTGCGCAGCGCGGCCGGTGGTCTGCGCATCACCGTGGGTACCCCCGAGCAGAACGACCGACTCATCGCCAATGTCGCGGCGCTCTTTACACCGGAAATGCGGTAG
- the hisD gene encoding histidinol dehydrogenase, giving the protein MLRLITQLSEAQTEIKRIAARTHSEQVQHKEATVREILQNVRRQGDEALLRYTLEFDQVGLAPGDLVVGATELDAAYQRVSTSLLKAIRLAKQRIEQFHRERICKSWVQFQDRGIVLGRRYTPVDAAGLYIPGGRASYPSSVLMSAIPAVVAGVPRIVLVTPPNPEGKINPAVLVAAQESGVHEIYRIGGAQAIGALTYGTRTIAPVSVIAGPGNIYVTLAKKLVYGEVGIDSLAGPSEVLIIADSTANPVFLAADMLAQAEHDSLASAILITPDGRLAERTIEAVDRQLENHPRRTLTEKSLANYGLVIVTADLAEAAALSNLFAPEHLELEVEDPWELLEKVRHAGAIFLGHATPEAVGDYLAGPSHILPTSGTARYASGVGVETFQKCSSLVQYTPQALAEVGEAIDALTAAEGLPSHGDSVRLRLQQYENPHSPTQQQQQEE; this is encoded by the coding sequence ATGTTGCGACTGATCACCCAGTTGTCCGAAGCGCAAACCGAAATCAAGCGGATTGCCGCGCGAACGCACTCCGAGCAGGTGCAACACAAAGAAGCGACCGTCCGCGAAATCCTGCAGAACGTTCGCCGCCAGGGGGACGAAGCGCTGTTGCGCTACACCCTCGAATTTGATCAGGTGGGCCTTGCCCCAGGGGATCTGGTGGTGGGCGCCACCGAACTGGACGCCGCCTATCAGCGGGTCTCCACCAGTCTGCTCAAGGCGATTCGCCTCGCCAAGCAGCGCATCGAGCAATTTCACCGCGAGCGCATCTGCAAATCCTGGGTACAATTTCAAGATCGCGGAATTGTGCTGGGTCGGCGCTACACGCCCGTCGATGCGGCCGGGCTCTACATTCCGGGCGGGCGGGCGAGTTATCCCAGTTCGGTGCTGATGAGCGCTATCCCGGCAGTGGTGGCGGGAGTTCCCCGCATCGTGCTGGTCACCCCGCCCAACCCCGAGGGCAAGATCAACCCGGCAGTGCTGGTGGCCGCCCAGGAATCGGGGGTGCACGAAATTTACCGCATCGGCGGCGCCCAGGCGATCGGAGCCCTCACCTACGGTACGCGCACGATCGCCCCGGTGAGCGTCATCGCCGGCCCCGGCAATATCTACGTCACCCTGGCCAAAAAACTGGTTTACGGCGAAGTGGGCATCGACTCGCTGGCCGGTCCGTCCGAGGTGCTCATCATCGCCGACAGCACCGCCAATCCGGTGTTCCTGGCGGCGGACATGCTCGCCCAGGCCGAGCACGACTCGCTCGCCTCGGCCATCTTGATCACCCCCGACGGCCGCCTGGCCGAGCGCACCATCGAGGCGGTCGACCGCCAACTCGAAAACCACCCGCGCCGCACGCTCACCGAAAAATCCCTCGCCAACTACGGTCTGGTGATTGTCACCGCCGATCTGGCCGAGGCGGCGGCCCTGTCGAACCTGTTTGCCCCCGAGCACCTCGAACTGGAGGTCGAAGATCCCTGGGAGTTGCTCGAAAAGGTGCGCCACGCCGGGGCAATCTTTTTAGGCCACGCCACCCCGGAAGCGGTGGGCGACTATCTGGCTGGACCCAGCCACATTCTGCCCACCTCCGGCACGGCGCGCTACGCCTCGGGAGTCGGGGTCGAAACCTTCCAGAAGTGCTCCAGCCTGGTGCAGTACACCCCCCAGGCCCTGGCCGAGGTGGGAGAAGCGATCGATGCGTTGACTGCTGCCGAGGGATTGCCTTCCCACGGCGATTCGGTGCGCCTGCGGTTGCAACAGTACGAAAACCCGCACTCCCCAACTCAACAGCAGCAACAGGAGGAGTGA
- the purQ gene encoding phosphoribosylformylglycinamidine synthase subunit PurQ encodes MKFAVIVFPGSNCDRDVVTVTRGLLGQPTRLVWHTEDDLDGCDVAVIPGGFSYGDYLRCGAIARFSPVMQAVRRHAAHGGLVIGICNGFQVLTEAGLLPGALVRNRDLQFVCDRVALKVERTDLPWVHSYQPGEVITLPIAHGEGCYYAEEATLAELEANRQVVFRYCRPDGTVDAAGNPNGSLHNIAGLCNRYGNVLGMMPHPERASDPSLGGSDGRRLFEGLVASALAASGAY; translated from the coding sequence ATGAAATTTGCCGTCATCGTCTTTCCCGGTTCCAACTGCGACCGCGACGTGGTCACTGTCACCCGCGGCCTGTTGGGTCAGCCGACCCGCCTGGTCTGGCACACCGAGGATGACCTGGACGGCTGCGATGTGGCCGTGATCCCCGGCGGCTTCAGCTACGGCGACTACCTGCGCTGCGGTGCCATCGCCCGCTTCTCGCCCGTCATGCAGGCCGTGCGCCGCCACGCCGCGCACGGCGGTCTGGTGATCGGCATCTGCAACGGTTTTCAGGTGCTCACCGAGGCGGGATTGCTCCCGGGTGCCCTGGTGCGCAACCGCGATCTGCAGTTCGTCTGCGATCGGGTGGCCCTCAAAGTTGAGCGCACCGATCTGCCGTGGGTGCACTCCTACCAGCCGGGCGAGGTGATTACCCTGCCCATTGCCCACGGCGAGGGCTGCTACTACGCCGAGGAAGCGACCCTGGCCGAGCTGGAAGCCAACCGCCAGGTCGTCTTTCGTTACTGCCGTCCCGATGGCACCGTCGACGCCGCCGGCAACCCGAACGGTTCGCTCCACAATATTGCCGGCCTCTGCAACCGGTACGGCAACGTGCTGGGCATGATGCCCCACCCCGAGCGGGCGAGCGACCCGAGCCTCGGAGGCAGTGACGGGCGAAGGCTTTTTGAGGGCCTGGTGGCAAGCGCCCTGGCTGCGTCAGGGGCTTACTGA
- a CDS encoding glycoside hydrolase family 57 protein yields the protein MTSHPLYVAFIWHQHQPLYRSALSGRYLMPWVRLHGTKDYLDLALMLERYPKLHQTFNLVPSLLMQIEDYIAGTAMDPWLEVLLKPVAALTAGDRRFVIERFFDANWENLIYPYPRYSQLLEMRQQHGTNWCLEHWQAAEYEDLLAWHNLCWFDPIFQEEDPQVRSWIARDSGFTLADREAIYAKQREIMSRIVGQHKIMQERGQIEVTTTPYTHPILPLLANTDSGRAARPQMALPRSRFHWPQDVRTQLLKGKENYQTRFDCDPRGLWPSEESVSPAVLPEVVKAGFKWLVSDEGVLGCSIDHFFNRDNYGHVQAPDLLYRPYLVETPAGPVSMVFRDNRLSDLIGFEYAGRPAEEAARDFIEQLEAISRLIKTQKAPGPHLVTVALDGENCWEYYNQDGKPFLEALYSRLSRHRSIKLVTVSEYLDRFGAERSIPLERLHSGSWINADFTTWIGDPVKNRAWELLAQARQVIEGHPRASEASWEALWAAEGSDWFWWFGYGHSSAQDALFDQLFREHLQALYVSLGEAIPKALRSPLERHDSPGSRVPRAFIQPQITGYGFEQEWSEAGCYEVGGARGTMHRSASVQRVWYGADHRHFYLRLDFGGERPQAVHLYWYYPHQVHHNSAVPLRERPAQGTASYQFRHGLELHLQHRHCQLKAAGEYDRWHDVPTSTRFAVQECLELAVPWEDLEMSSGIQPQFIVVLARDGRFEAAIPEGETLEVQVP from the coding sequence GTGACAAGCCATCCTCTTTACGTGGCCTTTATCTGGCACCAGCACCAACCGCTCTACAGAAGTGCCCTCTCGGGCCGCTACCTGATGCCCTGGGTGCGGCTGCACGGCACCAAGGATTATCTGGATCTGGCTTTGATGCTCGAGCGCTATCCGAAGCTGCACCAGACCTTTAACCTGGTGCCGTCGCTGTTGATGCAGATCGAAGACTATATCGCCGGGACGGCCATGGATCCGTGGCTGGAGGTGCTGCTCAAACCGGTGGCGGCACTCACCGCCGGCGACCGGCGCTTCGTCATCGAGCGGTTCTTCGACGCCAACTGGGAAAATCTCATCTATCCTTACCCCCGCTACAGCCAACTATTGGAGATGCGCCAGCAGCACGGTACCAACTGGTGCCTGGAGCACTGGCAGGCGGCGGAGTACGAAGATTTGCTCGCCTGGCATAACCTCTGCTGGTTCGACCCGATTTTTCAGGAAGAAGACCCGCAGGTGCGCTCCTGGATTGCCCGGGACAGCGGCTTCACCCTCGCCGATCGCGAGGCCATCTACGCCAAACAGCGCGAGATCATGAGCCGCATCGTCGGCCAGCACAAAATCATGCAGGAGCGCGGGCAGATCGAGGTGACGACCACCCCCTACACCCACCCGATTTTGCCTTTGCTCGCCAACACCGACAGCGGCCGGGCGGCACGGCCCCAGATGGCGCTGCCGCGCTCGCGCTTCCACTGGCCCCAGGATGTGCGCACGCAACTGCTCAAGGGCAAAGAAAATTATCAGACCCGCTTCGACTGCGATCCGCGCGGGCTGTGGCCTTCGGAGGAGTCGGTGAGCCCGGCGGTCCTGCCTGAGGTGGTGAAGGCCGGTTTCAAGTGGCTGGTCTCCGACGAGGGCGTGCTCGGCTGTTCGATCGACCACTTTTTCAACCGCGACAACTACGGCCACGTCCAGGCGCCGGACTTGCTCTACCGGCCCTATCTGGTGGAGACGCCCGCCGGACCGGTCTCGATGGTCTTTCGCGACAATCGCCTGTCGGATTTGATCGGCTTCGAGTACGCCGGCCGCCCGGCGGAGGAGGCTGCCCGCGACTTTATCGAACAACTGGAGGCTATCAGCCGCCTCATCAAGACCCAGAAAGCCCCCGGGCCGCACCTGGTGACGGTAGCCCTCGACGGCGAGAACTGCTGGGAGTACTACAACCAGGACGGCAAACCCTTCCTCGAAGCGCTCTACTCCCGCCTCTCGCGCCACCGCTCGATCAAACTCGTCACCGTCAGCGAATACCTCGACCGCTTCGGTGCCGAGCGTTCGATCCCGCTCGAGCGCCTCCACAGCGGCTCGTGGATCAACGCCGATTTCACCACCTGGATAGGCGATCCGGTCAAAAACCGCGCCTGGGAACTGCTCGCCCAGGCCCGCCAGGTGATCGAAGGCCACCCGCGCGCCAGCGAGGCCTCCTGGGAGGCGCTCTGGGCGGCGGAAGGGTCCGACTGGTTCTGGTGGTTCGGCTACGGCCACAGCTCCGCCCAGGACGCTTTGTTCGATCAACTCTTTCGCGAGCATCTGCAGGCGCTGTACGTCTCGCTCGGCGAAGCGATCCCCAAGGCCCTCCGCTCGCCCCTGGAGCGCCACGATTCGCCCGGAAGCCGGGTGCCCAGGGCCTTCATCCAACCGCAGATTACCGGCTACGGCTTCGAGCAGGAGTGGAGCGAGGCCGGTTGTTACGAGGTGGGCGGGGCGCGCGGTACGATGCACCGGTCGGCCAGTGTCCAGCGCGTCTGGTACGGCGCCGATCACCGCCATTTTTATCTGCGCCTCGACTTCGGCGGCGAGCGGCCCCAAGCGGTGCACCTCTACTGGTACTACCCCCACCAGGTCCACCACAACAGTGCCGTGCCGCTCAGGGAGCGCCCGGCGCAGGGAACGGCCAGCTACCAGTTTCGCCACGGCCTGGAGTTGCACCTGCAGCACCGCCACTGCCAATTGAAGGCGGCGGGCGAGTATGACCGTTGGCACGATGTGCCCACCTCCACCCGCTTCGCTGTGCAGGAGTGCCTCGAATTGGCCGTGCCCTGGGAAGATCTGGAGATGAGTTCGGGCATTCAGCCGCAATTTATCGTCGTGCTCGCCCGCGACGGCCGTTTTGAAGCGGCGATCCCCGAAGGAGAAACCCTCGAAGTGCAGGTGCCGTAG